The following proteins come from a genomic window of Macrobrachium nipponense isolate FS-2020 chromosome 32, ASM1510439v2, whole genome shotgun sequence:
- the LOC135207435 gene encoding basic proline-rich protein-like produces MASPACLAWDTWRRSPTCPGTCSGPIPPIPGYMGAIDTCPGIRGGPGPPIPGHEADIPRPSWDPPVPGSVASLAHLSQDPWRTLPARTMTHGTPSPPVLGPVGGHNPPVPGPVASPAHPSWDPWWTSPSRPVTRCMPDPPVPGLVADITRPSQDPWRARPIRPGTCGGHRHVSWDPWRTSPRVPPIPGYMADIATCPGTHGGHRLPVPGPVASTTHLSEDPWRTLPANHVTRGRPGPPVPGPVPDIAHLSRDL; encoded by the coding sequence ATGGCGAGCCCTGCCTGCCTGGCCTGGGATACGTGGCGGAGGTCACCCACCTGTCCTGGGACCTGTAGCGGACCAATCCCGCCCATCCCAGGATATATGGGGGCCATCGACACATGTCCCGGGATCcgtggcgggcccggcccgcccatcccgggacacgagGCGGACATtccccgcccatcctgggacccgcCTGTCCCTGGATCAGTGGCAAGCCTGGCCCAcctgtcccaggacccgtggcggacATTGCCTGCCCGTACCATGACCCATGGCACAcccagcccgcccgtcctgggacccgttGGCGGACATAACCCACCTGTCCCTGGACCCGTGGCGAGCCCggcccacccatcctgggacccgtggtggacATCGCCCTCCCGTCCCGTGACCCGTTGCATGCCCGACCCACCCGTGCCAGGACTGGTAGCAGACatcacccgcccgtcccaggacccgtggcgggccagGCCCAtccgtcccgggacatgtggcggacatcgGCACGTGTCTTGGGacccgtggcggacatcgccacgtgtcccgcccatcccgggataTATGGCAGACatcgccacatgtcccgggacccatggcggaCATCGCCTGCCCGTTCCTGGACCTGTGGCGAGCACAACCCATCTGTCCGAGGACCCGTGGCGGACATTGCCCGCCAATCACGTGACCCGTGGCAGGCCCGGCCCACCAGTCCCGGGACCTGTGCCGGACATCGCCCATCTGTCTCGGGACCTGTAG